A window of Micrococcus endophyticus contains these coding sequences:
- the dxr gene encoding 1-deoxy-D-xylulose-5-phosphate reductoisomerase, with amino-acid sequence MIGSTGSIGTQGLDVIAQDPARFRAVALSGGANTGLLAEQAVRVGAEAVGSATATEDELRAAIADAAARLGVPAPRPALFTGPTAAERIAAWEGADTVLNGITGSIGLRPTLAALHAGHRLALANKESLIVGGALVKAAAAPGQLVPVDSEHSALAQALRGGTADEVRRLVLTASGGPFRGLDRAALAEVTPAQALAHPTWDMGRVVTTNSASLVNKALEVIEAHLLFDVPLERIDVVVHPQSVVHSMVEFTDGSTLAQASPPDMRLPIALGLAWPSRVPGAAAGCDWTRAATWTFEPLDEDAFPAVRAAKEAAAASPTHMAVFNAVNEEAVDAFHDGRIRFDAIVDTVRAVVGEYEPARVLGAAGHGHVAQDLTVEAVLAAEDWARTAARARW; translated from the coding sequence CTGATCGGCTCCACCGGGTCCATCGGCACCCAGGGCCTGGACGTGATCGCGCAGGACCCCGCGCGGTTCCGCGCCGTCGCCCTGTCCGGGGGCGCGAACACGGGCCTGCTGGCCGAGCAGGCGGTGCGCGTCGGGGCCGAGGCTGTGGGCTCCGCGACGGCCACCGAGGACGAGCTGCGCGCGGCGATCGCCGACGCCGCCGCTCGTCTGGGCGTCCCCGCCCCGCGCCCGGCGCTGTTCACCGGCCCCACGGCCGCCGAGCGGATCGCGGCGTGGGAGGGCGCGGACACCGTGCTCAACGGCATCACCGGCTCGATCGGCCTGCGCCCCACCCTGGCCGCCCTGCACGCGGGCCACCGGCTGGCGCTGGCGAACAAGGAGTCGCTGATCGTGGGCGGGGCGCTCGTGAAGGCGGCCGCCGCCCCCGGGCAGCTCGTGCCCGTGGACTCCGAGCACTCGGCCCTGGCGCAGGCGCTGCGCGGCGGCACCGCGGACGAGGTCCGCCGCCTCGTGCTCACCGCCTCCGGAGGGCCCTTCCGCGGCCTCGACCGGGCCGCCCTGGCCGAGGTCACCCCCGCGCAGGCGCTGGCGCACCCCACGTGGGACATGGGCCGCGTGGTCACCACCAACTCCGCCTCGCTCGTGAACAAGGCCCTCGAGGTGATCGAGGCCCACCTGCTCTTCGACGTGCCCCTGGAGCGGATCGACGTCGTGGTCCACCCGCAGTCCGTGGTGCACTCCATGGTCGAGTTCACGGACGGCTCCACCCTGGCCCAGGCGTCCCCGCCGGACATGCGCCTGCCCATCGCCCTCGGGCTCGCCTGGCCGTCCCGCGTGCCCGGCGCCGCCGCCGGCTGCGACTGGACCCGCGCCGCCACCTGGACCTTCGAGCCCCTCGACGAGGACGCGTTCCCCGCCGTGCGCGCCGCCAAGGAGGCCGCCGCGGCCTCGCCCACCCACATGGCCGTGTTCAACGCCGTCAACGAGGAGGCCGTGGACGCGTTCCACGACGGGCGCATCCGCTTCGACGCGATCGTGGACACCGTGCGCGCCGTCGTCGGCGAGTACGAGCCCGCCCGGGTGCTCGGCGCCGCCGGCCACGGGCACGTGGCGCAGGACCTGACCGTGGAGGCCGTGCTCGCGGCCGAGGACTGGGCGCGCACTGCCGCCCGGGCCCGCTGGTGA
- a CDS encoding site-2 protease family protein yields MSAVEVLWYVLGVVAVALGLAVSIALHEVGHLVPAKLFGVRVTQYMIGFGPTIASWRRGETEYGFKAVPLGGYVAMVGMLPPPRPGQAPRTASTGFVQQLGRMADDARIQAAAELTAADEGRQFIQLPVWKRVVIMLGGPFMNLLIALGVTALLVTTVGTSQPSTTAAEVYRCVVTTDEQQARAAEGGGQDCRPGDPVAPAHEAGLRPGDTVTSFDGRPVEDWDALSGLIRERAGQPTAIEWERDGEPHSATITPRLTQRPVTDAVGRPERAPDGTALTEEVGFIGMGSQIETVRQSPLAAGPVVAQQVRGVVDVVLVLPQRLWDTAVAVVTPAERDPDGPMSVVGVGRIAGEAAALQEAELADKAALLLSLVAGVNVALMVFNLIPLLPLDGGHVVGALWEALRRGWARLRGRPDPGPFDLARMLPVTYAVAGLMLVMGVVLIVADIVEPIRLF; encoded by the coding sequence GTGAGCGCCGTGGAGGTGCTCTGGTACGTCCTCGGCGTCGTCGCGGTGGCCCTGGGCCTGGCCGTCTCGATCGCCCTGCACGAGGTGGGTCACCTCGTGCCCGCCAAGCTCTTCGGCGTGCGCGTCACGCAGTACATGATCGGCTTCGGCCCCACGATCGCCTCGTGGCGCCGCGGGGAGACCGAGTATGGGTTCAAGGCCGTGCCGCTGGGCGGCTACGTGGCCATGGTGGGCATGCTCCCGCCGCCGCGCCCGGGCCAGGCGCCGCGCACCGCCTCCACCGGATTCGTGCAGCAGCTGGGCCGGATGGCGGACGACGCGCGGATCCAGGCCGCCGCGGAGCTCACGGCGGCGGACGAGGGCCGCCAGTTCATCCAGCTGCCCGTGTGGAAGCGCGTGGTGATCATGCTCGGCGGGCCGTTCATGAACCTGCTCATCGCACTCGGCGTCACGGCCCTGCTGGTGACCACGGTGGGCACCTCCCAGCCGAGCACCACGGCGGCGGAGGTCTACCGCTGCGTGGTGACCACGGACGAGCAGCAGGCCCGCGCCGCCGAGGGCGGGGGGCAGGACTGCCGCCCCGGCGACCCCGTGGCGCCCGCCCACGAGGCCGGGCTGCGCCCGGGGGACACCGTCACCTCCTTCGACGGGCGCCCCGTGGAGGACTGGGACGCCCTGTCCGGGCTGATCCGCGAGCGCGCCGGGCAGCCCACCGCGATCGAGTGGGAGCGCGACGGCGAGCCCCACTCCGCCACCATCACCCCGCGCCTGACCCAGCGGCCGGTGACGGACGCCGTCGGCCGCCCCGAGCGCGCCCCGGACGGCACCGCCCTGACCGAGGAGGTCGGGTTCATTGGCATGGGCTCGCAGATCGAGACCGTGCGGCAGAGCCCGCTGGCGGCCGGGCCGGTCGTGGCCCAGCAGGTGCGCGGCGTCGTCGACGTGGTGCTCGTGCTGCCCCAGCGGCTGTGGGACACCGCCGTGGCCGTGGTGACCCCGGCCGAGCGCGACCCGGACGGGCCGATGTCCGTGGTGGGGGTGGGCCGGATCGCCGGCGAGGCTGCGGCGCTGCAGGAGGCGGAGCTCGCGGACAAGGCGGCCCTGCTGCTGTCCCTGGTGGCCGGCGTCAACGTGGCCCTGATGGTGTTCAACCTCATCCCGCTGCTGCCCCTCGACGGCGGCCACGTGGTCGGCGCGCTGTGGGAGGCGCTGCGCCGCGGATGGGCCCGGCTGCGCGGCCGCCCGGACCCGGGGCCGTTCGACCTGGCCCGCATGCTGCCGGTGACCTACGCGGTGGCCGGGCTCATGCTCGTGATGGGCGTGGTGCTGATCGTCGCCGACATCGTGGAGCCGATCCGCCTGTTCTGA